Within Halococcus salifodinae DSM 8989, the genomic segment CTGGCGTCGCTCGGACCGACTGTTCCTGCCCGTACGACCACGGCGGGATCTGCAAGCATCGCGTTGCTGTACTGTTGACATCCATCCGTGAGCCTGACCGCGTGAGCACCCAGCAACCGCTCTCAGAGCTGATCGCCGACGCGAAACCAGAGACTCTCCAGAATCTGCTCGGCGAGCTCGTCGACAGGCGTCCGGAAGTGGCTGACTGGGTCGAAACCCGTCTCACCACTGTTGACGACGAGACAGACACCACCTCATCGGTGTCGGTGAATCTGGACTCGATTCGGCGGCAGGCAAACCACGCGCTACCAAAACCAGGACAGAGAGGACACGATGATGCCTACGCTGAAGCAGAGCGCATGGCCGAGGAACTCGACGCGTTGCTCGAACAGGCACGGATGGCTCTCGAGGCCGAGGACGGTGACACCGCGCTCGACGTTCTCGCAGCGATCACCGATGAACTCGCGGACAACAGGTGGGCTGGCCTCCTTCCCCACGATATCCCCAGCGTGTACGAGGTTCTCGGTGATCTCGACGAGACGTTTATCGAAGCGATTCTCACCGCCGAGTTGACCGAGCGTGAACGGGATGAGTGGAAGGAGCGTCTCACCGAGTGGGATGATCAGTTCCGGCATTTCATGGGTGAATCCACATTCATGGCTGCGGCAGACGCGGCGGAACAGGGATGGGACGATGAACGCGTCCAGCAGGCGATGGAAGGGACCCTCGACGAGGGAGCGTTCTGGGGTGATGAGACACCCTGGTATGGCGAAGATATCGTCACGGCACGCCTCACTGTCCTCGAACGAGAGGATCGCATCGAGGAGTATCTCAACCTCGCTGAGGCGGCAGCGCAACCCCAAGCGTACGCGACGATGCTGGTACAGCAAGGACGCAACGAGGCGGCCGTCGACTACGCTATCGAGCGGTTGTCGACACCGGGTGGAGTGCTCGAAGTGGCCAAGACGCTTCGCGCACACGACCAGACACAGGCAGCCTTGCGGGTAGCCCAACACGGCCTGACACTTGAGGAGTTCCGGAAGGATACGCTCGCAGAGTGGCTGCGCGACCGAGCAGCCAGTGCTGGCGACCGTGACCTCGTGCTGGAGGCAGCTGTCGCTGCGTTCGAGGCGAGTCCGTCGCTGCGAGCCTACCAGGCAATCGAAGAACACGCTGACGACTGGGAGAGCGTTC encodes:
- a CDS encoding SWIM zinc finger family protein, yielding MSGEQWPTVTEATIRELARSKSYDRGQSYYERGAVSEVVRRGETLRADVKGSQYQPYTVTIDLDDAGVARTDCSCPYDHGGICKHRVAVLLTSIREPDRVSTQQPLSELIADAKPETLQNLLGELVDRRPEVADWVETRLTTVDDETDTTSSVSVNLDSIRRQANHALPKPGQRGHDDAYAEAERMAEELDALLEQARMALEAEDGDTALDVLAAITDELADNRWAGLLPHDIPSVYEVLGDLDETFIEAILTAELTERERDEWKERLTEWDDQFRHFMGESTFMAAADAAEQGWDDERVQQAMEGTLDEGAFWGDETPWYGEDIVTARLTVLEREDRIEEYLNLAEAAAQPQAYATMLVQQGRNEAAVDYAIERLSTPGGVLEVAKTLRAHDQTQAALRVAQHGLTLEEFRKDTLAEWLRDRAASAGDRDLVLEAAVAAFEASPSLRAYQAIEEHADDWESVRPDLLEFLRTQNPRDRTTARSVEVFLHEGEYDEAIALAESTPQTSVIEPVVEAVVEERPHWAISTCKSQAEPIIENGQHDSYGTAVRWLRRAGTAAQAADELDEWREYVETMRDNHYPKYKLRPMLDELLEEF